One window from the genome of Salvia splendens isolate huo1 chromosome 9, SspV2, whole genome shotgun sequence encodes:
- the LOC121747343 gene encoding uncharacterized protein LOC121747343, translated as MLFNGDNVFSYKVLTLEFLSTLEVITNRTGIRAIRFRKRNDLYEMTMEDFKGTLGSRRMTIESRMSSIEMHSRGQLLRMIQKACAGHPFARSQQDSMQRDELFLLWSLLHKRSIILAHYMIKHLERASKKDKGTLCSGGVIGSIALHLGVDTDYLVRDIGESRWDQHEANWNQFTDFNNAQWAIHVQYYRFVFWVFLVWEVLENSIWCHKKNLTISGTNGFGVLRASLTPARFQASSPLHVIIPLQLRP; from the coding sequence ATGCTCTTCAATGGGGATAATGTCTTCTCCTATAAAGTGCTCACACTAGAGTTTCTCTCCACTTTGGAGGTTATCACGAACCGAACGGGCATTAGAGCTATCAGGTTTCGCAAGAGGAACGACCTGTATGAGATGACCATGGAGGATTTCAAGGGAACGTTGGGTTCACGACGGATGACCATAGAGAGCCGGATGAGTTCGATAGAAATGCATTCTAGAGGGCAATTATTGAGGATGATCCAAAAGGCATGTGCAGGCCACCCATTTGCCCGATCACAACAAGACAGCATGCAGCGGGACGAGCTCTTTCTCTTATGGAGTCTCCTTCACAAGAGGTCGATCATCCTTGCCCATTACATGATCAAGCACCTTGAACGGGCATCCAAGAAGGATAAAGGGACATTATGCAGTGGGGGTGTCATAGGGTCTATTGCACTCCATCTGGGAGTAGACACTGATTACCTCGTCAGGGACATTGGGGAATCCCGTTGGGACCAACACGAGGCAAACTGGAATCAGTTCACTGATTTCAACAACGCACAATGGGCCATCCATGTTCAATATTATCGATTTGTGTTTTGGGTGTTTTTGGTATGGGAGGTATTGGAAAATTCAATATGGTGTCATAAAAAAAACCTTACCATCTCTGGGACCAATGGATTTGGTGTCCTaagagcatcattaaccccggCTCGGTTTCAGGCCTCAAGTCctctccacgtcatcattcctctacagttgcggccataa
- the LOC121749726 gene encoding LOB domain-containing protein 40-like, which produces MRLSCNGCRVLRKGCSDSCSIRPCLEWIKSPESQANATVFLAKFYGRAGLMNLINAAPDNLRPATFRSLLYEACGRIVNPIYGSVGLMWSGSWQLCQAAVEAVLKGAPIAPMPTDAAEAKNGPPLKAFDIRHVTKEDTLSGSDDLHRVRNRCRFKRARRSRVGSPDESGNGSALSHQSELAAERTSRRSEESLASAETPEPVADRSSESEGEDGMGLDLTLGFEPIKSCVKPKSWKLGEAVDGSAEEAGLCKMELGLDFSAL; this is translated from the exons ATGAGACTGAGTTGTAACGGCTGTCGAGTGCTGCGCAAGGGCTGCAGCGACAGTTGCAGCATAAGGCCGTGTTTGGAGTGGATCAAAAGCCCCGAATCCCAAGCCAACGCCACCGTCTTCCTCGCCAAATTCTACGGCCGCGCCGGCCTCATGAATCTCATCAATGCCGCCCCTGACAACCTCCGCCCTG CTACGTTTAGGTCTTTGCTGTACGAGGCGTGCGGGCGTATCGTGAACCCGATATACGGCTCGGTCGGGCTGATGTGGTCGGGCAGCTGGCAGCTCTGCCAGGCCGCGGTGGAGGCGGTGCTCAAGGGGGCGCCCATCGCCCCGATGCCCACCGACGCCGCCGAGGCCAAAAACGGGCCGCCGCTCAAGGCCTTCGACATTCGCCACGTCACCAAAGAGGACACCCTGTCCGGGTCGGACGACTTGCACAGGGTCAGGAACCGCTGCCGCTTCAAGCGGGCCAGGCGGAGCCGGGTCGGGTCGCCAGACGAAAGCGGGAACGGGTCGGCTCTGAGCCATCAGTCTGAGCTGGCTGCGGAGAGGACGAGCCGGCGGAGCGAGGAGAGTTTGGCTTCGGCGGAGACCCCCGAGCCGGTAGCGGATCGCAGCTCGGAATCGGAGGGCGAGGATGGGATGGGGCTGGATCTGACGCTTGGGTTCGAGCCGATTAAGAGCTGTGTTAAGCCGAAGAGTTGGAAGCTTGGTGAAGCTGTTGACGGCTCGGCTGAGGAAGCTGGGCTTTGTAAAATGGAGCTGGGGCTTGATTTTTCGGCTTTGTGA
- the LOC121746964 gene encoding uncharacterized protein LOC121746964 isoform X1: MDCYENLIATGRVVCPKPRRVCPSNFSNSVLPLRCHLRNGAEAFDSRAGAELLDLTLCKEGFQGEGFTTVSSSPPFFFGSPPCRAQNPLAQDAHFRVQKHSPSASSPSDSASLPPSHSRVKFGHKQAAVRVEGFDCQSRVTTSAWHSIL, translated from the exons ATGGATTGTTACGAAAACCTAATAGCTACGGGGCGGGTTGTATGTCCCAAGCCTCGTCGCGTTTGCCCCTCCAATTTCAGCAATTCCGTGCTGCCCTTGAGATGTCACTTGCG AAATGGTGCTGAGGCGTTTGATTCGAGAGCCGGCGCTGAATTGCTAGATTTAACCCTTTGTAAG GAGGGCTTCCAAGGTGAAGGGTTTACAACTGTATCATCATCTCCCCCATTTTTCTTTGGCTCTCCTCCATGCAGAGCTCAAAATCCTCTTGCACAAGATGCCCATTTCAGGGTTCAAAAGCACAGCCCCTCAGCTTCCTCCCCTTCCGATTCAGCTTCTCTTCCACCATCCCATTCTAGAGTGAAGTTTGGACACAAACAAGCAGCGGTAAGAGTTGAAGGTTTTGATTGTCAATCCCGTGTTACTACTAGTGCATGGCATAGCATACTATAA
- the LOC121746964 gene encoding uncharacterized protein LOC121746964 isoform X2: protein MSQASSRLPLQFQQFRAALEMSLAVRNGAEAFDSRAGAELLDLTLCKEGFQGEGFTTVSSSPPFFFGSPPCRAQNPLAQDAHFRVQKHSPSASSPSDSASLPPSHSRVKFGHKQAAVRVEGFDCQSRVTTSAWHSIL from the exons ATGTCCCAAGCCTCGTCGCGTTTGCCCCTCCAATTTCAGCAATTCCGTGCTGCCCTTGAGATGTCACTTGCGGTAAG AAATGGTGCTGAGGCGTTTGATTCGAGAGCCGGCGCTGAATTGCTAGATTTAACCCTTTGTAAG GAGGGCTTCCAAGGTGAAGGGTTTACAACTGTATCATCATCTCCCCCATTTTTCTTTGGCTCTCCTCCATGCAGAGCTCAAAATCCTCTTGCACAAGATGCCCATTTCAGGGTTCAAAAGCACAGCCCCTCAGCTTCCTCCCCTTCCGATTCAGCTTCTCTTCCACCATCCCATTCTAGAGTGAAGTTTGGACACAAACAAGCAGCGGTAAGAGTTGAAGGTTTTGATTGTCAATCCCGTGTTACTACTAGTGCATGGCATAGCATACTATAA